The genomic stretch ACCGCAACAGCTCCGCCTCCTCGGGGGGGCTTTATGGCTGCCTGCTGGGGCTCTCGGTACTTTGCTCCTCCCATGTGTATTTTGGAGGGGGGACCTGGCCCTAGGGAAGGGAAAGCAGGAGGACGCAGGGCTCtggagggctgcagctgtggcttGGGGAACCTCCTGCCTCGGCAGCCTCCTCCAGGCCTTGGCTCGAAATTCTCCCGGGGCACCGGAGCAGCAGCCGGCAGGCTCTATGGGGCAGGTGCTCTGCATGCTCCCTGGCTGGCATTGCTAGCTCTGCCCTCTGTTTTGCCGTTGGGCCTTTGCTTTTGAtgctgccttttccttctgtttgggCACTGTGAATAACCGACCCaaacagggaaataaaatgaCCAAATGCAACCTAGGGCAGAGCTGCGGGGGGAGGAAACGCTGCACTCCCGGTGCTGTCTTTGCCCCTGCGGCCCTGGGCAGGCCCCGGGACAGCACGGGCAGGGCTCTGCCACCGTGACTCTGCCCTGGGCCCCCGACCAAGCCACAGCTCAGCTCGTGGGCTAGCAATAGTACTTGTAGCAGTTAACGTGACCCCGGCCCTGCAGCGGGGCGTTCAACCGTTCCCCTTGTAATCGTCGGTCCCGCCGCTTGTATGCAAGGATCTCTCTGTTCCGCGGGCTCGGCCTGCCGGCTCCTGCAGGCACGGCGCTACTTCCTGCTCCGGGCTCCGCGCTGGAGACACCCGGCCGGCACGGATTACCGCTGGGCTGCGCCCGCCCCCCCAACCGTGCTCCGCCCGCGGCTTCCCGAGCCGGGGACGCTCAGTTCGCTGCTGTCCCGGCCCCTTCGCCCCGCGTGTCTTCGCTGCGCCCCGGTCGCTCCCTTCCTGCTCTCCCCGCCTCATCCCGCGGCACTTCTGCCCCGGCTCGGCTCTGCTCTCCCCTCCGCTCGCTCCCTCCGTCGCTTCTGCGGGCGGCCGCGCTGCCCGGCCGAGCCGCGGGGTTCGGGGtgggctgcagtgaggagcccgGGGCAGCgggagcagccctgtgcccgGCCGGGCTGTCCGGAGCCGCCTTCCCTCGCCCCCGGTGCGGAGGGCCGCCGCCTGTACATAACCGCCTCCGTCCGCTGTCCGCTGTCCGTGCTCGCCCAGCGCCGCGCATTAAAGGAGCTGGTTTTGGCCCTGTGTCTGCGTGTGTCCGCGGGGCGGGAGTGCGCGGGGGCGGCTCCGCCTCCCATTGGGTGGGAGCAGTGGTGGCTCCGCCTCCCATTGGGTGGGAGCAGTGGTGGCTCCGCTTCCTATTGGGTGGGGGCAGCGGTGGCTCCGCCTCCCATTGGGTGGGGGCAGCGGTGGCTCCGCCTCCCACTGGATGGGAGCAGTGATGGCTCTGCCTCCCATTGGTTGAGGCACAGGTGTCCCCGCCCCTCAGAGCGGGCCCGGCGGTGACGCGTCAGGCGCGCGCGGCGCTGACGTGTCGGCACGGGCGCGGGGATGCGGGCGCTGATCCTGGTGGGCGGCTTCGGGACGCGGCTGCGGCCGCTGACCCTGAGCCGACCGAAGCCGCTGGTGGAGTTCTGCAACAAGGCgctgctgctgcaccagctGGAGGCGCTGCGCCAGGTACGGGCCGCTCCGGGGGGGAagccgggccccgccgccccgtCGCCCCCCTGACCAGCCAGCTCCCGCAGGCGGGCGTCAGCCACGTGGTGCTGGCCGTGAGCTACATGTCCGAGGCGCTGGAGGCCGCTATGCGCGAGCAGGAGCAGCGGGTAAGGGACCCCCGcacccccgccccgccccgctccgccccgccccgctctGACAGCTCTGCCCGCAGCTCGGCATCCGCATCTCCCTGTCCCACGAGAAGGAGCCGCTGGGCACAGGTaggggcgggcggcgggaggGGCGCTGGGAGGGGTGCGGGTGAAGCCCGGTGGCCGAGAGCGCTGCCGGCGCCGGGGATGCTGGGATGGGCGCGGGTGATGGGGATGGAGGGCTGCTGATGGTCGGTGGGTGGGAGAGCTGATGGGCACGAGGCTGGGGACGGGCGGTGTGGACGGCGGCTGGGAAGGCCGATGGGCACGAGGGACAACGGGATGAGCGAAGGTAGCATCGACAGCGGCTGAGCGACAGCTGGCGGCTGGGAGCGTTGGTGGAAGCGGGGACACCGAGATGGGCACAGGCAGCATCCAGCTCGAGGCTGGGCTGTCCCCGGCCCCGTGGTGGCACTGACAGCTGGGCAGCGGGACCGCTGGCGTTGGCGCGGGACCTGCTGGCCGAGGGCGGGGAGCCCTTTTTCGTCCTCAACAGCGACGTGATCTGCGAGTTCCCCTTTGCGGCGCTGGCCCAATTCCACCGGCGGCACGGCGGCGAGGGCTCCATCGTGGTCACTCGTGTGGAGGAGCCGGCCAAGTACGGCGTGGTGGTGAGCGAGCCTGACAGCGGCCGCATCTGCCGCTTTGTGGAGAAGCCACGCGTCTTCGTATCCAACAAGATCAATGCCGGCCTCTACATCTTCAGCCCCGGCATCCTGCAACGCATCCAGgtagggctgggctgggagctgggggctgggtCTAGAGGCTGTGTCCTCATGCTCAGCCCACAACCCgtctccatccctgcagctgcGTCCCACATCCATCGAGAAGGAGATCTTCCCAGCCATGGCGCAGGATGGGCAGCTCTATGCCATGGAGCTGCAGGGTAAGGTCCCAAGCAGGGTCCTGGCCGTGCTTGGGGCCCCACCTGAAGTGCTGTTGCTGAGGCTCTGTCCCCGCAGGCTTCTGGATGGACATCGGGCAGCCCAAAGACTTTCTCACTGGCATGTGCATGTACCTGCAGGCACTGCGGGCGCAGCATCCTGAGAAGTTGCACTCAGGGCCCGGTGTCGTGGGGAATGTGCTGGTGGTAAGTGCCAGCCTCAGACACACTGCACGGCCTCACCTCCATCCTCCCACTGCTTTCCTCAAGCTGGCCCTGCCATCCCCACgctggctgagctgtgcccccGGCCTCACTGCAGTTTTGGGCATTGttttgagggacatggtttagtgagaactatctgtgaatggttggactggatgattttacaggtcttttccaaccttggggTTTCTGTGATTAATCCCTCTTTCCTTGCAGGATCCTAGCGCCAAGATTGGGGCAAACTGCGTCATTGGCCCTAATGTGACGATTGGGGCTGGTGTGGTGGTGGAGGACGGGGTGCGCATCAAGCGCTGCACGGTGCTGCAGGGGGCCCGCATCCGCTCCCActcctggctggagtcctgcattgtgggctggagctgctctgtggggcAGTGGGTGAGGAGGCGTGTGCTGCGGGGCTCTAGAGGGACTGGGCCAGATCCTGCCCTGCCTCCTGGCTGTAGCcaaagggaggaggaaagcacTGTGGTGCCAGTGGGCGACAGCAGGAGCACGGCCCCATGCCCTGAAGCGGGCTGGGTGTGACTCAGCTCTTGGGACAGGTGCGCATGGAGAACGTGACGGTGCTCGGTGAGGATGTCATTGTCAACGACGAGCTCTACCTCAATGGGGCCAACGTGCTGCCACACAAATCCATCGCCGAGTCCGTGCCAGAGCCACGCATCATCATGTAGCGCCCGCTGTGCTCTCTCCTGGTTCTGTTtagattaaatatttatatttccatCTACCTCTGAGCATCATCTGTGCACAGCAGAGCCCCCAGAGCCGGCTCGGCTTTCCCTCCTCACGTCACCCTGGTACTGTGTAAGGAAGAATAATTTAATGCTGCATTTCATGAAGTCAGCCCCCAGCCAGGGCCGAAGTCTCAAAGCCCAAACACACAGCCCGGCCCCAGGCAGCGCTCACTGCATGCGGGGCTGCTGTGGGAATGAGGCCTCGCGCTCCCCTCCCTGAGAATGGcccctccctccctgcagcccctgtcctGTGTTAGGGACAGACCCACGTGCAGGGCCAGGCATTAGGAGCCGGCCGGCTTGGTGAAATCATCCACCCCTGTGATGGTGGCCTTGCAGAAGAAGCAGTCCTTGTTGTTCATCAGGTGCTGGTTGATGCAGGCTCTGGGATGGGGGGGGAAGAAGAGCGTAAGCACTCCCGAACCCCAAATGCTGCGGGGAGCTGgggccagcaggagctgctcatACTCACTTGCAGGACTTGTGGGAGCAGGGCCGGAAGATGGCAGAGATTGGGTGTGCGTAGCAGATGGGGCATAGGTCCTCCTCGCTGGTGGGCTGTGGGGGACAGGAGGGTACTTGGAGCTGGGGGGCAGCGGTGCCAGGGCTGCAGGCGAGtttggagcagcagagctgtgtgtggggatgggaatggagGACACTCACCAGCGTGGTGGCAGCCGCCTGCTTGGACTCCTCGCTCAGATGGCTCAGCATCTTGTCCACCTTGGACAGCTCCTCGGCACTGATGTACTCCGTGTCTGGGGGCAGAACCGCATTGACAGCCGCGTGGCACccggctgctggggctgctgtgtgcccagtgctgctgggcctgCTGCGTGCCCAGTGCTGCCCCCAGGGCCGGCAGCCCACTGCCCCAGCCTGGTGCATCACTCACATGTGCTCAGGGAGAAGTGGCGTTTCTCTGTGGccgcagcagctgctgccatggctgCAGGTTCAGCGTGGCCCAGGAGGTACTGGATGGAGCGCAGCTGGAAGCAGGGGTCCGCCAGCAGCACTGCCGTCGCGCGCTCAGCCCTGCAAAGGGAAAGACACAGACAGGCTCTGCCTGTTTCCCCATGTTCCCAGACATGGTTCTGGCTGTGCCCCAGCACCACGCAGCTGGCTTGTTCTGCAGGAGCTGTCCCAAAGCGTATGCAGCATGGTGGTAGCCCCCCGTCCTCAGGATCCCCCAGCACACACCAAGGCAGCCAAAGggcattcctcctcctccccctcctccacTACCATCCCATTGGGGATCTGCTGCAGGACCCCGGATTGATGTGCTGCATTGGCATTTGCCAAGATTGCACCTCAGGCTCAGGTGCCGGCTTGCACTCTAAGAGATGCAGGGTGGCTGAAGCAGCTGGCACCAGCATTGCAGGGTGAGGACATGGCACCGCAGCAGCCCGGGACTGAAGCACATCTGCACCTCGGGGACACCACACGGTGTCCCCACGGTGTGCCATCACCCtggcagggaggagggagagagcgGTTGTGTCTCTTCACGCCTCATGCATCAGCAGGGATGCTCTGGACAGAGGAGGGGCACAATGTGGCATCCAGAgcccccagtgctgctcaggcACTGCCTCCATCAGGCACCTGCCCTGTGCCCCAGCCACAGCCCCGTGGCCACCTCCAGCAAGGGcacagctgggcacagcagtCTCCATCTCTATCgccagctgagctgctctggggaGCAGGGGGTTAACAGCCCCTCAGTGCCCAGCAGCCACAGCGGCCAAATGAGCTCTTTTGCTTCCCTAATGGAAACCAATTCCCCATCCCCGCTCTCCGCTTCCCACTGAagagcccaggagctggcaatGACATTCCTGCACGTCCTTCACCGCACGG from Lagopus muta isolate bLagMut1 chromosome 11, bLagMut1 primary, whole genome shotgun sequence encodes the following:
- the GMPPB gene encoding mannose-1-phosphate guanyltransferase beta is translated as MRALILVGGFGTRLRPLTLSRPKPLVEFCNKALLLHQLEALRQAGVSHVVLAVSYMSEALEAAMREQEQRLGIRISLSHEKEPLGTAGPLALARDLLAEGGEPFFVLNSDVICEFPFAALAQFHRRHGGEGSIVVTRVEEPAKYGVVVSEPDSGRICRFVEKPRVFVSNKINAGLYIFSPGILQRIQLRPTSIEKEIFPAMAQDGQLYAMELQGFWMDIGQPKDFLTGMCMYLQALRAQHPEKLHSGPGVVGNVLVDPSAKIGANCVIGPNVTIGAGVVVEDGVRIKRCTVLQGARIRSHSWLESCIVGWSCSVGQWVRMENVTVLGEDVIVNDELYLNGANVLPHKSIAESVPEPRIIM